Below is a genomic region from Jiangella gansuensis DSM 44835.
CCCCCTCGGCGATCTCACGCCGCAGGCTCGGCACCGGGCCGCCGGCTCTGGCACGAGGTTCGTCCAGCCGGGTCGTCGCGACCATGACCGCCGAGAACACGTAGGTGACCGCGTCGGCGAGGACCGCCATCGGCGCCCCGATCAACCGGACCAGCAGGCCGCCGAGTGCCGGACCGGCCGTCTGCGCCACGGCATCGGCGCCGTCGATGCGGGCGTGTGCCCGTTGCAGGTGAACGCGCGGCACCAGCCGCGGCAGGAACGCCATCGAGGCGGCGTCGTTCACCAGCGACGCGGCGCCGAAACACGTCACCAGGGCCACCAGCAGTGGGAACGTCAGCACGTCGGTCGCCCACGCGGCCGGGATCGCCAGCAGCAGCGCCGCCCGGACCAGATCGCTGGTGATCATGACCGGCCGCCGTCGGACCCGGTCCACGAGCGCGCCCACCGCCAGCCCGGCCACGAGGTACGGCAGCCAGCGCGCCGAGTTGATCCATCCCACCTGCGTGGCGTCGCCGCCCAGGTCGAGCACGACAAGCGTCTGCAGCGCCAGCAGCGTGACGTAGTTGCCGAGCCCCGAGACGGCCTCGCCGGCCCAGAACCGCCGAAACCCGGGCGGCGGGAACGGCGGCTCGGCACTCACACGCCCACTCTGCCGCATGGCGTCAGGCATCGCCGGCCCACGCCGACCTGCGCTCGCTCGGCGCGGGTGGTGCGTATAGGCGCCCATTGCACAAGGCGGCGCGAACCGTCCTCCGCCAGGAGCGATCCCGCGCAGAATCGGCCCGCGGCGCTACTGCCAGAGCGCGTTGGCGACCTGCTCGAACAGGCCCTCCGGGTGTGAGCGGTACAGCGGCTCGGTGCCGAACAGGGTCACGTCGGCCCCGCCGGACACGCCGCTCACCACCACCGGTTGGCCGGCCGCGGCTTCGTG
It encodes:
- a CDS encoding MFS transporter, whose protein sequence is MSAEPPFPPPGFRRFWAGEAVSGLGNYVTLLALQTLVVLDLGGDATQVGWINSARWLPYLVAGLAVGALVDRVRRRPVMITSDLVRAALLLAIPAAWATDVLTFPLLVALVTCFGAASLVNDAASMAFLPRLVPRVHLQRAHARIDGADAVAQTAGPALGGLLVRLIGAPMAVLADAVTYVFSAVMVATTRLDEPRARAGGPVPSLRREIAEGVRWVYGPSGLARLAVATHVWFAANAVVSVVLPVWALRELGLSPAVFGLTTAAAGVGGLLGASVSTAVGRRLGAGGAIIAAHAVTTVAVVATASAGAGTATLLAPVLLGVGQGLYGFAIGLSNSHEMSYRQALTPDSLQARTNTTMRSFNRAVVVVVSPLAGVLADRMGLAPMLVTAVVIFAAVVLMLLVSPFRHARI